In Vreelandella piezotolerans, one genomic interval encodes:
- the pgm gene encoding phosphoglucomutase (alpha-D-glucose-1,6-bisphosphate-dependent) codes for MEAIVAAFFDQTPDASIASERVAFGTSGHRGRATQRTFNEAHIIAITQAVVDYRQAEDYQGPLFLGVDTHALSRPAWECALRVLAANKVPVMVEKGHGYTATPLVSHAILQHNAQQRHAMPAAKADGLIITPSHNPPEDGGIKYNPYHGGPADTEATQWIELRANAYLLRQLSDITLVSLEEALAHAQEYDYTAHYVAHLGSVVDMAAIQNANLRLGADPMGGTALPVWQAVGEHFGLHLDVVNTTIDASFGFMPPDHDGKIRMDCSSADAMANLIKIKDRFDIAFGNDPDADRHGIVDANGLMNPNHFLAVCVDYLISHRPQWRDSLKIGKTLVSSSMIDRVVTSHNRELFEVPVGFKWFVDGLHEGWLAFGGEESAGASLLTQAGEAWSTDKDGIVLCLLAAEIMAVTGKTPSEYYQTLTELFGEPFYKRVDTACSAEEKAAFKNLTADSITDTTLAGDPITAVLVKAPGNQAAIGGLKVTTENGWFAARPSGTESLYKVYAESFKGPQHLDELIESATSLLSGVLKG; via the coding sequence ATGGAAGCCATCGTAGCGGCATTTTTTGATCAGACACCGGATGCCAGCATTGCGAGCGAGCGGGTGGCCTTTGGCACCTCGGGACACCGAGGCCGAGCTACCCAGCGCACGTTCAACGAGGCGCACATTATCGCCATTACCCAAGCAGTGGTGGATTACCGCCAAGCGGAAGATTACCAAGGGCCGCTGTTTTTAGGTGTGGACACCCATGCGCTTTCACGCCCCGCCTGGGAGTGTGCACTGCGGGTGCTGGCAGCCAATAAAGTGCCGGTGATGGTGGAAAAAGGCCACGGTTACACGGCAACCCCGTTGGTCAGCCATGCGATTTTGCAGCACAACGCGCAGCAGCGCCATGCCATGCCTGCGGCAAAAGCCGATGGTTTGATCATCACCCCTAGCCATAACCCGCCGGAAGATGGCGGTATCAAGTACAACCCTTATCACGGTGGCCCTGCCGATACCGAAGCGACGCAGTGGATCGAGCTGCGTGCCAATGCGTACCTGCTGCGTCAGTTAAGTGACATTACGTTGGTATCGTTGGAAGAGGCGCTAGCCCACGCCCAGGAGTATGACTACACCGCACATTACGTGGCCCATTTAGGCAGCGTGGTGGACATGGCCGCCATCCAGAACGCCAACCTAAGGCTGGGCGCAGACCCGATGGGCGGCACGGCGCTGCCCGTGTGGCAGGCGGTTGGTGAGCATTTCGGCCTGCACCTGGACGTCGTGAACACCACCATTGATGCCAGCTTCGGGTTCATGCCGCCCGATCACGACGGCAAGATCCGTATGGATTGCTCTAGTGCGGATGCCATGGCGAACCTGATCAAGATCAAAGACCGCTTCGATATCGCCTTTGGCAACGACCCGGACGCCGACCGTCACGGCATTGTCGATGCCAACGGGTTGATGAACCCGAACCACTTCCTGGCGGTGTGTGTGGATTACCTGATCAGCCATCGCCCCCAATGGCGCGATTCGCTGAAAATCGGTAAAACGCTGGTCTCTTCTTCGATGATTGATCGTGTCGTGACTTCTCACAACCGTGAGCTGTTTGAAGTGCCGGTCGGTTTCAAGTGGTTCGTGGATGGCTTGCACGAAGGCTGGTTAGCCTTTGGGGGTGAAGAGAGCGCTGGCGCAAGCCTGCTCACCCAAGCAGGCGAGGCGTGGTCCACCGATAAAGACGGCATCGTGCTGTGTTTGCTGGCTGCTGAGATTATGGCCGTTACTGGCAAAACGCCCAGTGAGTATTACCAAACCCTCACCGAACTCTTTGGCGAGCCGTTCTATAAACGGGTCGATACCGCCTGCAGCGCAGAAGAGAAAGCCGCGTTTAAAAACCTCACCGCCGATAGCATCACCGACACCACCTTGGCAGGCGACCCCATCACCGCCGTTTTGGTCAAAGCCCCGGGTAACCAAGCCGCCATCGGTGGTTTGAAAGTCACCACCGAAAACGGTTGGTTCGCCGCCCGCCCCAGCGGCACGGAATCGCTCTACAAAGTGTACGCGGAAAGCTTCAAAGGGCCGCAGCATCTCGACGAGCTGATTGAAAGTGCCACCTCGCTGTTATCTGGCGTGTTGAAAGGGTAA
- the glmM gene encoding phosphoglucosamine mutase: MRKYFGTDGVRGLVGEFPMTPDFAMKLGWAAGQVLGAEGIKEVIIGKDTRASGYMLESALEAGFSAAGVNVALVGPLPTPAVSYLTSTFRADAGVVISASHNPFHDNGIKIFGQGGFKLTDVQEQEIERLLHTAIEGGMTCVSSELLGKARRVDDAAGRYIEYCKANLPGHLSLSGLKVVVDSANGAAYKVAPAVYRELGATVVSIHDQPNGVNINAGCGATAMESLRAAVLQHEADLGIALDGDADRLMMVDHTGSVVDGDELLFLLAKDAKASGYTGGVVGTQMSNLGLEQALAAMEVPFKRAKVGDRYVMEQLKATGWRLGGEGSGHLLSLDHASTGDAIIASLRVLTCLLQQEATLFVAKQGMHKLPQTLINVRYIAVEGIDPLESEQVKAAVANVETELGDSGRVLLRKSGTEPLIRVMVEAVDAEQATSCAEKIAAALA, from the coding sequence ATGCGAAAGTATTTTGGTACCGATGGGGTTCGCGGGTTAGTGGGTGAATTCCCCATGACCCCTGATTTTGCCATGAAGCTGGGCTGGGCCGCTGGGCAGGTGCTGGGCGCAGAAGGCATTAAAGAGGTCATCATCGGTAAAGATACCCGTGCCAGTGGCTATATGCTGGAGTCGGCGTTAGAGGCGGGCTTTTCAGCGGCAGGCGTGAACGTGGCGTTGGTTGGGCCGTTGCCTACTCCGGCGGTGTCGTATTTAACCTCCACCTTCCGTGCGGATGCCGGGGTGGTGATCAGTGCCTCGCATAACCCGTTTCACGATAACGGCATCAAGATTTTTGGTCAGGGTGGTTTTAAACTGACTGATGTACAAGAGCAAGAGATCGAACGTTTGCTGCACACCGCCATCGAAGGCGGCATGACGTGTGTGAGTTCGGAGCTGTTGGGTAAAGCCCGCCGAGTGGACGATGCCGCTGGGCGTTATATCGAATACTGTAAAGCCAACCTGCCCGGCCACTTGAGCTTGAGCGGCCTGAAAGTAGTGGTGGATAGCGCCAACGGCGCTGCCTATAAAGTGGCCCCGGCCGTGTACCGCGAGCTGGGGGCCACCGTGGTGAGTATTCACGACCAGCCCAACGGCGTGAACATCAACGCGGGCTGCGGTGCCACGGCGATGGAAAGCCTACGGGCGGCCGTGCTGCAGCATGAAGCCGACCTGGGGATTGCGCTGGATGGCGATGCCGACCGCCTGATGATGGTGGATCATACCGGGTCGGTGGTCGATGGCGATGAGCTGCTGTTCCTGCTGGCGAAAGATGCCAAGGCATCGGGTTATACCGGCGGTGTCGTCGGTACTCAAATGAGCAATCTGGGCCTGGAGCAAGCACTGGCAGCCATGGAGGTGCCCTTTAAGCGTGCCAAAGTAGGCGACCGCTACGTGATGGAGCAACTCAAGGCCACCGGCTGGCGCTTGGGCGGCGAGGGGTCTGGCCACTTACTGAGCCTAGACCACGCCTCCACAGGCGATGCCATCATTGCCTCACTGCGCGTACTCACCTGCTTATTGCAGCAAGAGGCAACGCTGTTTGTGGCAAAGCAGGGCATGCACAAGCTGCCGCAAACGTTGATTAACGTTCGCTACATCGCCGTAGAAGGCATCGACCCTCTAGAAAGCGAGCAGGTGAAAGCGGCAGTCGCCAACGTAGAAACGGAGCTTGGCGATAGTGGCCGTGTGCTGTTGCGTAAATCAGGCACCGAGCCGCTGATTCGTGTGATGGTTGAAGCAGTGGATGCCGAGCAGGCGACGTCTTGCGCGGAGAAAATCGCCGCAGCGCTGGCGTAA
- a CDS encoding glycosyltransferase family 25 protein, which produces MSIEPFGVFVLTMRDETRMASIERQLSRLDISFEYIDATVLERIEHADLPIEREAIQARYGRMLTQGEVSCFLSHRRIWQQVVEAGKPGVIFEDDALIEEELCQFLDRLNGVSARFDVVLLGHSKKDHRRKTLYHFLEPLKRWTPMGPFKLGRGFKTWPSGAVGYVVTPAGAAKLLAATTAIRCVLDDWPYFETKGVKVQEVRPLLVWEDFIKLDSSLEGERQTPARRKLFSIARVIRGCVRQLQSRKDDGS; this is translated from the coding sequence GTGAGCATTGAGCCGTTTGGCGTTTTTGTACTGACCATGAGAGATGAGACAAGGATGGCCTCTATTGAGCGTCAACTGTCTCGGCTTGATATCTCGTTTGAGTACATCGATGCCACGGTCCTGGAAAGGATCGAGCATGCCGATCTGCCCATCGAACGTGAGGCTATTCAAGCGCGGTATGGCCGGATGCTTACTCAAGGCGAAGTGAGCTGTTTTTTAAGCCATCGAAGAATCTGGCAGCAGGTGGTGGAGGCTGGAAAGCCAGGTGTCATTTTTGAAGACGATGCGCTCATTGAAGAGGAGCTTTGTCAATTCTTAGACCGCCTGAACGGTGTCTCCGCTCGGTTCGACGTGGTGTTGCTAGGTCACTCTAAAAAAGATCACCGCCGGAAAACGCTATACCACTTTCTTGAGCCGTTAAAGCGTTGGACGCCCATGGGGCCCTTTAAACTTGGCAGAGGTTTTAAAACATGGCCCTCCGGAGCAGTAGGGTATGTCGTGACTCCAGCGGGCGCGGCTAAATTGTTAGCGGCTACGACAGCGATCCGGTGTGTGCTGGATGACTGGCCTTATTTTGAAACGAAGGGCGTTAAGGTCCAAGAAGTAAGACCGTTATTGGTGTGGGAGGATTTCATCAAACTTGACAGCTCACTAGAAGGTGAGCGCCAAACACCAGCGAGGCGAAAACTCTTTTCGATTGCGCGAGTGATAAGAGGATGTGTTCGTCAGCTTCAGTCTAGAAAGGACGACGGTTCATGA
- a CDS encoding REP-associated tyrosine transposase encodes MATYRRAHLPGGTYFFTVVTYGRQPLLSDRLNIDALGRAFRRVRDERPFLMDAFVLLPDHLHCLWTLPEGDADYSYRWRDVKKYASQEFLLPPGSQHAWQRGFWEHVIRDENDWQRHIDYIHYNPVKHGWAHAPRKWQWSSFHRCVKKGWYEPDWGTQDIPDVADMDWE; translated from the coding sequence ATGGCGACCTACCGACGAGCTCACCTACCCGGCGGCACCTACTTTTTCACCGTAGTAACGTATGGCCGCCAGCCGCTGTTATCGGATCGCTTGAACATAGACGCCCTCGGTCGAGCTTTTCGTCGAGTGCGCGACGAACGTCCCTTTCTCATGGATGCGTTCGTTCTTCTACCGGACCACCTGCACTGTCTCTGGACCCTCCCCGAAGGCGATGCGGATTACTCCTACCGATGGAGAGACGTCAAAAAATATGCCTCTCAAGAATTCTTGCTTCCCCCCGGTAGCCAACATGCTTGGCAGCGTGGATTTTGGGAGCACGTCATCCGCGATGAGAACGATTGGCAGCGCCACATTGATTACATCCATTACAACCCAGTGAAGCACGGCTGGGCCCACGCCCCTCGCAAATGGCAGTGGTCCAGCTTCCACCGATGCGTCAAGAAGGGATGGTACGAGCCAGACTGGGGCACGCAAGACATCCCGGACGTCGCCGATATGGACTGGGAGTAG
- the cysQ gene encoding 3'(2'),5'-bisphosphate nucleotidase CysQ, with product MRELLEQVLAIAKDADRAIMAVYAREFDVTIKEDNSPLTEADRAAHQVIRRGLEALSTTLPILSEEDIEGFSGVGKEGCYWLVDPLDGTKEFIKRNDEFTVNIALIEHGAPILGVVTAPALGVAYIAADGMGAFRIDADGQRHVIQVTGKPSPGSAWRVLGSRSHASPALSAWLETLGAYEIQPMGSSLKSCLIAEGKADVYPRLGPTSLWDTAAAHAVVRYAGGRIETLEGQPLSYANPDQTLNPSFVVWGYS from the coding sequence ATGCGGGAATTACTCGAACAGGTGTTGGCCATTGCCAAGGACGCTGATCGCGCCATTATGGCCGTGTATGCTCGTGAGTTTGATGTCACGATTAAAGAAGATAACAGCCCGCTCACAGAGGCGGATCGAGCGGCGCATCAAGTGATACGGCGCGGCTTGGAGGCGCTGTCGACGACGCTGCCGATCTTGTCGGAAGAAGATATAGAGGGCTTTTCAGGCGTGGGGAAAGAGGGCTGCTATTGGCTGGTCGACCCGCTGGATGGCACCAAAGAGTTCATCAAGCGAAATGATGAGTTTACGGTGAATATTGCGCTGATTGAACACGGTGCGCCTATTTTGGGGGTCGTCACGGCGCCTGCGCTGGGGGTGGCTTATATCGCCGCAGACGGTATGGGGGCTTTTAGAATCGACGCTGATGGACAGCGCCATGTGATTCAAGTGACCGGCAAACCTTCACCAGGAAGCGCATGGCGGGTACTGGGCAGCCGCTCCCATGCAAGCCCTGCCTTGTCCGCTTGGTTGGAGACGCTGGGCGCTTATGAGATTCAGCCCATGGGAAGCTCGCTGAAAAGTTGTCTGATTGCAGAAGGTAAAGCCGATGTGTACCCACGGTTAGGCCCCACTAGTCTCTGGGATACCGCTGCCGCCCATGCCGTCGTGCGTTATGCAGGTGGTCGAATAGAGACCCTGGAAGGGCAGCCGCTTAGCTACGCCAACCCTGACCAGACCTTGAACCCCTCCTTTGTTGTGTGGGGTTATTCGTAG
- the glmS gene encoding glutamine--fructose-6-phosphate transaminase (isomerizing), with the protein MCGIVGAISAKESTEFLLAGLSTLEYRGYDSAGLAVLNNGLQRARAKGRVAELASKVAEAGINGHVGIAHTRWATHGVPAERNAHPHISSGLAVVHNGIIENYESLRERLQGLGYVFTSDTDTETIAHLIQACFKGQIGEPAENLFSAVQCAVAHLKGAFALAVISEEEPDCLVVAREGSPLMLGVAEDGYYAASDASALLSVTKRMMYLENGDVARLSRDAVVVVDGVGQMVERAIVTSSLNANAVELGDYSHYMQKEIFEQPQALSNTLEMISGAGQLQPGIFGAEAAEIFQQVDSVLILACGTSSYAGMTAKYWIEQVAGIPCNVEIASEYRYRHSVPNPTQLVVVISQSGETADTLAALHHAKAQGHTFTLAICNVPESAIVRETALRFITRAGPEIGVASTKAFTTQLSALFLLTLLLAKANQRLSDDAEKAYLDELRHLPIAVDKVLALEPSIEAWSQHFANKHHALFLGRGRHYPIALEGALKLKEISYIHAEAYPAGELKHGPLALVDSEMPVVVVAPNDEMLEKLKANMQEVSARGGQLYVFADGGSAVKSSDGVNVLLMPEHYGLLSPVLHVVALQLLSYHVALVKGTDVDKPRNLAKSVTVE; encoded by the coding sequence ATGTGCGGCATTGTTGGCGCGATTAGCGCAAAGGAAAGCACCGAATTTCTACTCGCAGGGCTGTCTACCCTGGAGTATCGCGGCTACGATTCGGCAGGCTTGGCGGTACTCAATAATGGGTTGCAGCGCGCCCGTGCCAAAGGGCGTGTGGCGGAGCTAGCCAGCAAAGTGGCGGAAGCGGGTATTAACGGGCATGTGGGTATCGCCCACACGCGCTGGGCTACTCATGGCGTTCCTGCCGAGCGTAATGCTCACCCGCACATCTCCTCTGGTTTAGCGGTAGTGCATAACGGCATTATCGAAAACTACGAGTCTCTCCGTGAGCGGCTTCAAGGCCTGGGGTATGTGTTCACCTCGGACACCGATACCGAAACCATTGCTCACCTGATTCAAGCCTGTTTTAAGGGCCAAATAGGCGAACCTGCCGAAAACCTGTTTTCTGCCGTGCAGTGTGCTGTTGCCCACCTGAAGGGGGCGTTTGCGTTAGCCGTCATTAGTGAGGAAGAGCCGGACTGCCTGGTGGTTGCCCGTGAAGGCTCCCCGTTAATGCTGGGCGTGGCGGAAGATGGCTACTATGCGGCATCTGATGCCTCTGCGCTGCTCTCCGTTACCAAGCGCATGATGTATCTGGAAAATGGCGATGTAGCCCGTTTGAGCCGCGATGCGGTGGTAGTGGTCGATGGTGTTGGCCAGATGGTCGAGCGTGCCATAGTCACGTCTAGCTTGAACGCCAACGCGGTTGAGCTTGGCGATTATAGCCACTACATGCAGAAGGAAATCTTCGAGCAGCCCCAGGCGCTGAGTAACACGCTGGAAATGATTAGCGGGGCAGGGCAGTTGCAGCCCGGCATTTTTGGTGCGGAAGCCGCTGAGATTTTTCAGCAGGTAGATTCGGTACTGATTCTAGCGTGTGGTACCTCTAGCTACGCAGGCATGACGGCGAAGTACTGGATTGAGCAAGTGGCGGGCATTCCTTGCAACGTAGAAATTGCCAGCGAGTACCGCTATCGCCATAGCGTGCCTAACCCAACGCAGTTGGTCGTGGTGATTTCTCAGTCCGGTGAAACCGCGGATACCCTGGCGGCGCTGCACCATGCTAAGGCACAGGGGCATACCTTCACCCTGGCGATCTGTAACGTTCCGGAATCAGCCATTGTGCGTGAAACCGCGCTGCGCTTTATTACCCGCGCTGGCCCGGAAATTGGTGTGGCCTCTACCAAAGCGTTTACCACTCAGCTTAGTGCGCTGTTCTTACTCACGCTGCTGCTTGCCAAGGCGAACCAGCGCTTGAGTGATGACGCTGAAAAAGCGTATTTAGACGAGCTTCGTCACTTGCCCATTGCCGTGGATAAAGTGCTGGCATTAGAGCCCAGCATCGAGGCGTGGTCACAGCATTTTGCCAATAAGCACCATGCGCTGTTTTTGGGCCGTGGTCGGCATTACCCCATTGCTTTGGAAGGCGCGCTGAAGCTCAAAGAGATCTCTTACATTCATGCGGAAGCCTACCCAGCAGGTGAGCTGAAACATGGCCCGCTGGCTCTGGTCGATTCCGAAATGCCTGTGGTGGTGGTAGCGCCCAATGATGAAATGTTGGAAAAGCTGAAAGCCAACATGCAGGAAGTGAGTGCCCGTGGCGGGCAGCTTTATGTATTTGCCGATGGTGGCAGTGCGGTGAAGTCGTCTGACGGTGTGAACGTACTGTTGATGCCTGAGCATTACGGGTTGCTTTCACCGGTGTTACACGTGGTAGCGCTTCAGTTGCTCTCTTACCATGTGGCGTTGGTGAAAGGCACCGATGTTGATAAGCCGCGTAATTTGGCGAAGAGTGTGACGGTGGAGTGA
- a CDS encoding glycosyltransferase family 2 protein, which yields MQVFKAGKARLRQWVGQHALALASGGSSFAQSAAGVWSYYRLGMYQTVVNQPAFPDNVNAQFARAASLTALGEAQEAEAVARSLLKSGQLGARVPAFIQAIAAFSPPLAERLCHEAVLPASSFLPVGLAMRLGDYPLAKQRLQAYQQAANTPNPEALLVESNLTATTALQQCDFINQFLARHGLAAVRPVDEHAPLGVMNLAALDKPAHADNESAPASQGPLVSVLMTTYCSGERAVRAIDSLLAQQHRHLEIIVVDDASPDNTFEQLLECAKKDARVRCYQLPKNAGTYVAKTYGYQQAHGEFITCHDSDDWSHPEKISRQLAPMLKHPSIMATTSQWVRLSDEGTFFVRQAAPFTRLNPSSPLFRRAVIERMGSWDLVRTGADSEFLARMKLYFGKSAVKRLIEPLAFGAHRDDSLMTAKDTGHQENAVSPARLAYWESWSEWHLQRLRNGEPLCLAPISGQRAFPAPDAIAVPEADINTLLGEAR from the coding sequence ATGCAGGTGTTTAAGGCAGGAAAAGCACGGCTGCGCCAGTGGGTGGGGCAGCACGCGCTGGCCTTGGCGTCGGGTGGTTCATCATTCGCACAATCAGCGGCGGGGGTGTGGTCTTACTATCGCTTGGGAATGTACCAAACAGTGGTGAACCAGCCTGCCTTCCCAGATAACGTGAATGCTCAGTTCGCTAGAGCGGCCTCGTTAACGGCTCTGGGGGAAGCTCAGGAAGCCGAGGCAGTGGCGCGTTCACTGTTGAAAAGTGGCCAACTAGGCGCCCGTGTGCCTGCGTTCATTCAAGCCATCGCTGCCTTTTCGCCCCCCTTGGCGGAACGGCTCTGCCATGAAGCGGTGCTACCTGCTTCGTCTTTTCTACCCGTAGGCTTAGCCATGCGGTTGGGGGATTATCCCTTAGCTAAGCAGAGGCTACAGGCTTACCAGCAGGCGGCTAACACCCCCAATCCTGAAGCATTGCTGGTGGAAAGTAACCTTACTGCCACCACGGCGCTTCAACAGTGCGACTTCATCAATCAATTTTTGGCCCGCCACGGGCTCGCCGCTGTTAGGCCCGTTGATGAGCACGCCCCGTTGGGCGTCATGAATCTTGCAGCGTTGGATAAGCCCGCCCACGCAGATAATGAGAGCGCGCCTGCCAGCCAAGGGCCGCTGGTCAGTGTGCTGATGACGACATACTGCTCGGGAGAGCGTGCCGTTCGTGCGATTGATTCGCTATTGGCTCAGCAGCACCGTCACCTCGAAATCATCGTGGTGGATGACGCTAGCCCTGATAACACCTTTGAGCAGCTCTTGGAGTGCGCTAAAAAAGATGCGCGGGTTCGGTGTTATCAGTTGCCGAAAAACGCGGGCACGTACGTTGCTAAAACCTACGGCTACCAGCAGGCGCATGGCGAGTTCATTACCTGCCATGATTCGGATGACTGGTCGCACCCTGAAAAAATTAGCCGCCAACTGGCTCCCATGCTGAAACATCCATCCATCATGGCGACCACGTCTCAGTGGGTTCGCTTAAGTGATGAAGGGACGTTTTTTGTACGCCAGGCAGCACCGTTTACGCGCTTGAACCCGTCTTCGCCACTGTTTCGTCGTGCGGTGATTGAGCGCATGGGCAGTTGGGACTTGGTGCGTACCGGGGCAGACAGTGAGTTCTTGGCACGCATGAAGTTGTATTTTGGTAAGAGTGCCGTAAAACGCTTGATTGAACCGCTTGCGTTTGGCGCGCACCGAGACGATTCATTGATGACCGCTAAAGATACCGGGCATCAAGAAAATGCGGTCTCCCCAGCACGGCTGGCCTACTGGGAAAGCTGGAGCGAGTGGCACCTTCAACGGTTACGCAACGGTGAGCCACTCTGCTTGGCACCGATAAGCGGTCAGCGGGCGTTTCCGGCACCCGATGCAATTGCGGTGCCTGAGGCGGATATCAACACATTGCTAGGTGAAGCGCGTTAA
- the rfaH gene encoding transcription/translation regulatory transformer protein RfaH, which translates to MAVEVTETSTAHWYVIQCKGSESFRAAEHLVNQGYEVFHPVLDVKRKRQGKLTTVTEPLFPYYLFIRLDQVVSNWRPIRSTRGVLRLLTFGNTPIAVPDALVDTLRAQPHRQEGSHSYFTAGEKVTITDGPFKDLEAIFTRCKGEERAIVLLNVLQRPQHVELPVESLEKR; encoded by the coding sequence ATGGCAGTAGAAGTAACAGAGACCAGCACTGCCCACTGGTACGTCATTCAATGCAAAGGCAGCGAATCCTTCCGCGCCGCCGAACACCTCGTCAATCAAGGCTATGAGGTGTTCCACCCGGTCCTCGATGTCAAACGCAAACGGCAAGGCAAGCTCACTACCGTCACCGAGCCGCTATTTCCCTACTATTTGTTCATCCGTTTAGACCAGGTCGTCAGCAACTGGCGGCCCATCCGCTCTACGCGTGGCGTCTTGCGCCTGCTCACCTTTGGCAACACGCCCATCGCCGTACCCGACGCCCTCGTCGACACCCTGCGTGCCCAACCCCATCGCCAAGAAGGCAGCCACAGTTACTTCACTGCGGGCGAAAAAGTCACCATCACCGACGGCCCCTTCAAAGATCTAGAAGCCATCTTCACCCGCTGCAAAGGCGAAGAACGCGCCATCGTATTGCTCAACGTTCTCCAACGCCCACAACACGTAGAACTACCGGTTGAAAGCTTGGAAAAGCGGTGA
- a CDS encoding NUDIX hydrolase: MPTHSSDKHIEYQNPWFRVVREGAYHYVDEPGAQAGAAVLPLVGDMVWLLEMRRPAQQGAVTWEIPRGYGEAHETSQQCALRELREETGLLAAPAQLTRLGKVRPNTAILTSCIDIYLAKLPSNHPPHRRDREAERIVKIPIKALPRELAQGKLEDSFTLAALSFYWATLR; this comes from the coding sequence GTGCCTACACACTCCTCAGATAAGCATATCGAGTATCAGAACCCTTGGTTTCGCGTGGTGCGAGAGGGTGCCTATCACTATGTCGATGAGCCGGGGGCGCAGGCCGGAGCGGCGGTGCTGCCGCTAGTGGGTGACATGGTGTGGCTGCTGGAGATGCGCAGACCCGCCCAACAGGGGGCAGTCACGTGGGAAATTCCGCGTGGCTACGGTGAAGCTCACGAAACATCGCAGCAGTGCGCGCTGCGAGAACTGCGTGAGGAAACGGGGCTACTCGCAGCGCCAGCGCAGCTTACCAGGCTGGGAAAAGTACGCCCTAATACGGCCATACTGACTTCCTGTATCGATATTTATTTGGCGAAATTGCCTTCTAATCACCCACCACATAGGCGGGATCGAGAAGCAGAGCGCATTGTAAAAATACCCATAAAGGCTTTGCCACGTGAGTTAGCGCAGGGCAAGTTAGAAGATAGTTTTACACTGGCAGCGTTGAGTTTTTATTGGGCAACTTTACGCTAA
- a CDS encoding UTP--glucose-1-phosphate uridylyltransferase: MTQVRKAIIPVAGFGTRLLPISKAIPKEMVPVVDRPLIQHVVEEALAAGINEIILVTRAGKSAIEDHFDAHFELEHSLASKGKDALLETLSAISPKKLKVTSVRQPNAKGLGHAIFCASHLLDKDEPFAVILPDVLVKPQVGSSVCDLGSMVERWEASDASQIMVEAVPQEDVYRYGIVDCDEPAAGESATMRGVVEKPKPEDAPSRLSVIGRYVLPYRIMELLRDQPPGAGNEIQLTDAIDRLMQEGQTVQAFRMHGRTFDCGHIEGWLQANTTLAREAGYDV, from the coding sequence ATGACTCAAGTACGCAAAGCGATTATTCCGGTGGCTGGATTCGGTACCCGCCTGCTGCCGATCAGCAAGGCGATTCCTAAAGAGATGGTGCCGGTGGTGGATCGCCCCCTTATCCAGCACGTAGTGGAAGAAGCGCTGGCGGCGGGTATCAACGAAATCATTTTGGTCACGCGTGCCGGAAAATCGGCCATTGAAGACCACTTCGATGCGCATTTTGAACTCGAGCATTCGCTAGCTAGCAAGGGTAAAGATGCGCTGCTGGAAACCCTTTCGGCCATTTCGCCTAAAAAGCTGAAAGTGACCAGCGTGCGTCAGCCCAACGCAAAAGGGCTGGGTCATGCTATTTTCTGCGCTTCTCACTTGTTAGACAAAGACGAGCCCTTTGCGGTGATTCTGCCGGACGTACTGGTCAAACCCCAGGTAGGCAGCAGCGTGTGTGACTTGGGCAGCATGGTCGAGCGCTGGGAAGCCTCCGATGCGTCGCAGATCATGGTAGAAGCGGTGCCGCAAGAAGACGTTTATCGTTACGGCATTGTCGACTGCGATGAGCCAGCCGCGGGGGAGAGCGCCACCATGCGTGGGGTGGTGGAAAAGCCCAAACCGGAAGACGCGCCGTCGCGACTTTCTGTCATTGGCCGCTATGTGCTGCCGTACCGCATCATGGAGCTGCTGCGCGATCAGCCACCGGGTGCGGGTAATGAAATCCAGCTAACCGATGCCATCGACCGCTTGATGCAGGAAGGTCAAACCGTGCAGGCGTTCCGTATGCATGGCCGCACCTTCGATTGCGGACACATCGAAGGCTGGCTGCAAGCCAACACCACGCTCGCCCGGGAAGCGGGCTACGACGTTTGA